From Caminibacter mediatlanticus TB-2, the proteins below share one genomic window:
- a CDS encoding damage-control phosphatase ARMT1 family protein produces the protein MNISKECYLCIYKQIFNITKKFNLDDKKASKVLREGAKILSKYDIDVVPPLIAAEEYRKIEKILGIDDLFYKEKKLSIKEALKFKPYLKEKLKISKDKLFDACKVAVGGNVIDFGVHHEFNLEEEIKKIFDIEFKKNDYNEFKQKLVKANTLCYLADNAGENIFDEILIEVIKEFNKNIKIYYVVRGKPIINDVTIKDLEGLEIWNLAEVIDSGVDSPGFLLNKANKTSKEIFYNSDIVISKGMGNFECLYEEANREVFYFYKVKCEVVARKSNAEVGDYMLFKGDR, from the coding sequence ATGAATATAAGTAAAGAGTGTTATTTATGCATTTATAAACAAATCTTTAATATTACAAAAAAATTTAATTTAGATGATAAAAAAGCAAGTAAGGTTTTAAGAGAAGGGGCTAAAATACTTAGTAAATATGATATTGATGTAGTCCCTCCTTTGATTGCTGCTGAGGAATATAGAAAAATTGAAAAGATTTTAGGTATTGATGATTTGTTTTATAAAGAAAAAAAACTCTCAATAAAAGAAGCATTAAAATTTAAACCTTATTTAAAAGAAAAGTTAAAAATAAGCAAAGATAAATTATTTGATGCGTGCAAGGTTGCTGTGGGTGGAAATGTTATTGATTTTGGAGTCCACCATGAGTTTAATTTAGAAGAAGAAATAAAAAAGATATTTGATATTGAATTTAAAAAGAATGATTATAATGAATTTAAGCAAAAATTAGTAAAAGCAAATACTCTTTGTTATTTAGCTGATAATGCGGGTGAGAATATTTTTGATGAAATTTTAATTGAAGTTATAAAAGAATTTAATAAAAATATAAAAATTTATTATGTAGTTAGAGGAAAGCCAATAATTAATGATGTTACTATTAAAGATTTAGAAGGCTTAGAAATTTGGAATTTAGCAGAAGTTATTGATAGTGGAGTTGATTCTCCTGGATTTTTATTAAATAAAGCAAATAAAACCTCAAAAGAAATTTTTTACAATTCAGATATAGTAATTAGTAAGGGAATGGGAAATTTTGAATGTTTATATGAAGAAGCAAATAGAGAAGTTTTTTATTTTTATAAAGTAAAATGTGAAGTTGTAGCAAGAAAATCAAATGCTGAGGTTGGGGATTATATGTTATTTAAAGGAGATAGATAA
- the glyQ gene encoding glycine--tRNA ligase subunit alpha, with protein MYFSDLLLKLQEFWKNKGCNIVMPYDFPSGAGTFHPATLLRSLEDREWNVAYVAPSRRPTDGRYGENPNRLGSYYQFQVIMKPSPDNIQEMYLESLEYLGLNLKNHDVRFVEDNWESPTLGAWGLGWEVWLDGMEVTQFTYFQQVGGIKTFPVPVEITYGTERLAMYLQGVDNVYDIKWNENTTYGDMHKQSEYEFSKYNFEIANVEMLFRWFDDASNEAKRCIEAKLPLPAYDYTIFASHIFNVLDARKAISQTERQNYILKIRSLATEVAKLYKDISDESNK; from the coding sequence ATGTATTTTAGCGACTTACTTTTAAAACTACAAGAATTTTGGAAAAATAAAGGTTGTAATATTGTAATGCCTTATGATTTTCCAAGTGGGGCTGGGACATTTCATCCAGCAACTCTTCTTAGAAGTCTTGAAGATAGAGAATGGAATGTGGCATATGTAGCACCAAGTAGAAGACCAACAGATGGAAGATATGGAGAAAATCCAAATAGGCTTGGGAGTTATTATCAATTTCAAGTTATAATGAAGCCAAGTCCAGATAATATTCAAGAGATGTATTTAGAAAGTCTTGAATATTTAGGGCTTAATTTAAAAAATCACGATGTAAGATTTGTTGAGGACAACTGGGAGTCTCCAACTCTTGGGGCTTGGGGGCTTGGATGGGAAGTTTGGCTTGATGGGATGGAAGTTACTCAATTTACATATTTTCAGCAAGTAGGAGGAATAAAAACATTTCCAGTACCTGTTGAGATCACATATGGGACTGAGAGACTTGCAATGTATCTTCAAGGTGTTGATAATGTATATGATATAAAATGGAATGAAAATACTACTTATGGGGATATGCATAAACAAAGTGAATATGAATTTTCAAAATATAACTTTGAAATAGCAAATGTTGAGATGCTTTTTAGATGGTTTGATGATGCGAGTAATGAAGCAAAAAGATGTATTGAGGCAAAACTTCCTCTTCCTGCGTATGATTACACAATATTTGCAAGTCATATTTTTAATGTCCTTGATGCAAGAAAAGCAATTTCTCAAACAGAGCGTCAAAACTATATTTTAAAAATTAGAAGCCTTGCAACAGAGGTTGCTAAACTTTATAAGGATATTAGCGATGAATCAAATAAATAA
- a CDS encoding rhodanese-like domain-containing protein, giving the protein MNQINNMQKFYNRCDYIIENLKEYLAEVRSKIKEVEVDDIDLENVVLIDVREEDEFASGVIPANTIFTIPRGKLEFSLQTILPYIDKEIVCYCLKGARGALATKTLNDLGINAKNLKGGIEAWVKAKKPIKNYLGVFVES; this is encoded by the coding sequence ATGAATCAAATAAATAATATGCAAAAATTTTATAATAGATGTGATTATATAATTGAAAATTTAAAAGAGTATTTAGCTGAGGTTAGATCTAAAATAAAAGAAGTTGAAGTTGATGATATTGATTTAGAGAATGTAGTTTTGATTGATGTTAGAGAAGAAGATGAGTTTGCAAGTGGTGTTATTCCTGCAAATACTATTTTTACAATTCCAAGAGGAAAATTAGAGTTTTCACTTCAAACTATTTTGCCATATATTGATAAAGAAATTGTTTGTTATTGTCTAAAAGGTGCAAGAGGGGCGTTAGCTACTAAAACTCTTAATGATTTAGGCATTAATGCAAAAAATTTAAAAGGTGGAATTGAAGCTTGGGTTAAAGCTAAAAAGCCAATAAAAAATTATTTAGGAGTTTTCGTTGAAAGTTAG
- a CDS encoding Nif3-like dinuclear metal center hexameric protein encodes MKVRSIYDFLDEISPFSLQEEWDNSGLNVGDFESEVKKIYISLDIDESVIEEVEENSLLITHHPLIFKPIKKVIPNRFSTKFLISLIQKNISLIAMHTNFDKTHLNSYFAKEVLGFDGESEDFVFYSDIFMEFEELVKLVKEKMNLNTLRVVKLNDFIKRVAITTGAGMGLLDSIKADCFLTGDIKYHEAMDAKARGISLIDIGHFESERYFVDVMYEALKLDIEIKKINSKNPFELI; translated from the coding sequence TTGAAAGTTAGGAGTATTTATGATTTTTTAGATGAAATTTCTCCTTTTTCTTTACAAGAAGAGTGGGATAATAGTGGTCTTAATGTTGGAGATTTTGAGAGTGAGGTTAAAAAAATTTATATTTCGTTAGATATTGATGAGAGTGTAATTGAAGAAGTTGAAGAAAATTCTTTATTAATTACTCATCATCCTTTAATTTTTAAGCCAATAAAAAAAGTAATTCCAAATAGATTTTCTACTAAATTTTTAATTTCGCTTATTCAAAAAAATATTTCTTTAATTGCAATGCATACTAATTTTGATAAAACTCACTTAAATAGCTATTTTGCAAAAGAAGTCTTAGGATTTGATGGAGAGAGTGAAGATTTTGTCTTTTACAGTGATATTTTTATGGAGTTTGAGGAGTTAGTAAAATTAGTAAAAGAGAAGATGAATTTAAATACTCTAAGAGTTGTAAAATTAAATGATTTTATAAAAAGAGTTGCTATAACAACTGGGGCTGGGATGGGTTTGCTTGATAGTATAAAAGCAGATTGCTTTTTAACAGGAGATATAAAATATCATGAAGCTATGGATGCAAAAGCAAGAGGAATTTCACTTATTGATATAGGACATTTTGAGAGTGAGAGATATTTTGTTGATGTAATGTATGAAGCTTTAAAATTAGATATAGAAATTAAAAAGATAAACTCTAAAAATCCATTTGAGTTAATTTGA
- a CDS encoding zinc ribbon domain-containing protein, whose translation MNQFLKELIELNRIERKLKELEPVEANIKAPLIKLENKKRNLEDRLEKLEEEIKAIKVKKNKNELLIAELKDKLKDIEEKQAKVKSEKEFKALQIEEELAKEQIESANEEIARFEKIIEQKEEEKEEIKKELEKIEADITLTQVEVEKKLEVVENQKRELFKNKEELIQKMNPQIYRFYEKIKRWAGITAVVPVKKQACSGCNMKINDKVFSEVLKGEEIVTCPHCGRVLFVEEEEVSEK comes from the coding sequence ATGAATCAATTTTTAAAAGAGCTAATTGAACTTAATAGAATAGAGAGAAAATTAAAAGAATTAGAGCCTGTTGAAGCAAACATAAAAGCACCTCTTATAAAACTTGAAAATAAAAAAAGAAATTTAGAAGATAGACTTGAAAAACTTGAAGAAGAGATTAAGGCAATTAAAGTTAAGAAAAATAAAAATGAGTTATTAATTGCAGAGCTTAAAGATAAATTAAAAGATATTGAAGAAAAACAAGCAAAAGTAAAAAGCGAAAAAGAGTTTAAAGCCCTTCAAATTGAAGAAGAATTAGCAAAAGAGCAAATTGAATCAGCAAATGAAGAAATTGCAAGATTTGAAAAAATAATTGAACAAAAAGAAGAAGAAAAAGAAGAGATAAAAAAAGAACTTGAAAAAATTGAAGCTGATATCACTTTAACACAAGTAGAAGTAGAAAAAAAACTTGAAGTAGTTGAAAACCAAAAAAGAGAGCTTTTTAAAAATAAAGAAGAGTTAATTCAAAAAATGAATCCTCAAATTTATAGATTTTATGAGAAAATAAAAAGATGGGCTGGAATTACTGCGGTAGTTCCTGTTAAAAAACAAGCGTGTAGTGGTTGTAATATGAAAATTAATGATAAAGTATTTAGTGAAGTATTAAAAGGTGAAGAAATTGTAACTTGTCCTCATTGTGGAAGAGTTTTATTTGTTGAAGAAGAGGAAGTAAGTGAAAAATAA
- the waaA gene encoding lipid IV(A) 3-deoxy-D-manno-octulosonic acid transferase → MKIFFFIFYYIFSFFIYLFSLPFLIFLSFKSKYKKSIPARFFLYKNPPFKNKTYWFHSCSYGETKALRSIVEKFESVNISVITNTGYEAAKSYKNSDVRFLPFEIFLPFWIRSCESLVVMEAELWYMLFFIAKKRCKKTILLNARISDRSYPKYLKFRWFYERIFENIDIVLAQSEKDKKRLQELGAKNIEVIGNIKTYFKPEIKRKYIKKKPLIILASTHKNEEEMILKELDLKKYQVVVVPRHPERFDEVYKIMKKFGKTERINGKLKMENGKFVLNNDLILCDKMGELVNLYTIADLVILGGSFVDNVGGHNPIEAAYFNVPIISGKYYFNQTALYNEVENIMIIDDIKKLNEAIMSSKRSKIKNRVDLDRIVKLIKE, encoded by the coding sequence GTGAAAATATTTTTTTTTATTTTTTATTATATTTTTTCTTTTTTTATTTATTTGTTTTCTCTTCCTTTTTTAATTTTTCTTAGTTTCAAATCAAAATATAAAAAATCTATTCCTGCAAGATTTTTTCTTTATAAAAATCCTCCTTTTAAAAATAAGACTTATTGGTTTCATAGTTGTTCGTATGGAGAAACTAAGGCATTAAGGTCAATAGTTGAGAAGTTTGAGAGTGTAAATATTTCAGTAATTACAAATACAGGTTATGAAGCTGCTAAAAGTTATAAAAATAGCGATGTTAGATTTTTACCGTTTGAAATATTTTTGCCTTTTTGGATTAGGTCTTGTGAGAGTTTGGTTGTTATGGAAGCAGAACTTTGGTATATGCTTTTTTTTATTGCAAAAAAGAGATGTAAAAAAACTATTTTATTAAATGCAAGGATTAGTGATAGAAGTTATCCTAAATATTTAAAATTTAGATGGTTTTATGAAAGAATTTTTGAAAATATTGATATTGTATTAGCTCAAAGTGAGAAAGATAAAAAAAGACTTCAAGAGCTTGGTGCTAAAAATATTGAAGTTATAGGTAATATAAAGACTTATTTTAAACCTGAAATAAAAAGAAAATACATTAAAAAAAAGCCTTTAATTATTTTAGCTTCTACTCATAAAAATGAAGAAGAGATGATTTTAAAAGAACTTGATTTAAAAAAATATCAAGTAGTTGTAGTCCCAAGACATCCTGAGAGATTTGATGAGGTATATAAGATTATGAAAAAATTTGGGAAAACGGAGAGGATTAATGGAAAATTGAAAATGGAAAATGGAAAATTTGTGTTGAATAATGATTTAATACTTTGTGATAAAATGGGAGAGCTTGTTAATTTATACACGATTGCTGATTTAGTGATACTTGGAGGTAGCTTTGTAGATAATGTTGGAGGTCATAATCCAATTGAGGCAGCTTATTTTAATGTCCCAATTATTAGTGGGAAATATTACTTTAACCAAACAGCCCTTTATAATGAAGTTGAAAATATTATGATAATTGATGATATTAAAAAATTAAATGAAGCAATTATGTCATCTAAAAGGAGTAAAATAAAAAATAGGGTTGATTTAGATAGAATTGTTAAATTAATTAAGGAATGA
- a CDS encoding DUF167 domain-containing protein — protein sequence MFYEIKDNKIILNVKAQPNSSKNKIAGLYGEDAIKINIKAPAVEGAANKELIKFLSKMFKVSKNDIIIKGETSKKKQVILPFNEKVKEFIEGLK from the coding sequence ATGTTTTATGAAATTAAAGACAATAAGATAATTTTAAATGTCAAAGCTCAACCAAATTCTTCAAAAAATAAAATAGCTGGGCTTTATGGAGAAGATGCTATAAAAATAAATATAAAAGCCCCAGCAGTTGAAGGTGCTGCAAATAAGGAATTAATTAAGTTTTTATCAAAAATGTTTAAAGTATCTAAAAATGATATTATAATTAAAGGTGAAACAAGTAAAAAAAAGCAAGTAATTTTACCTTTTAATGAAAAAGTAAAGGAATTTATTGAAGGTTTAAAATGA
- the polX gene encoding DNA polymerase/3'-5' exonuclease PolX — translation MITNKEIASILSKTADLLEIKGENPFKVRAYRNAARIVENSSKDFNKLVKEGFDLTRLPGIGKDLSSFIKEIVETGKFHKLEELQKEIPPGLVDMLSIEGLGPKRIRQIYDAFKVTSLDELKKYAENGELDKLPGFGPKLIEKILKGVKQIKKAGIRFLWADVEEIAEDIRKYLFKFKGVEIVEIAGSYRRKKETVGDLDILVVAEDYPKVSEYFIKYKKVKEVHSAGLTRSTVFLDNDLQVDLRAVSKESYGAALHYFTGSKAHNIEIRKLAIEKGLKVNEYGVYRGDKRIAGKSEEEVYEAVGLCFIEPELRENRGEIEACLNNYLPKLIRKEDILGDFHMHTSYSDGANYIEEMVKKAINLNYKYIAITDHSKRLKVANGMSEEELLSQLKEIDEIQKKYKEIKILKGIEVDILEDGSLDFSDEILEKLDIIVGAIHYKFEGDQTKRILKALEKIDILAHPTNRIINKRSEINANFEEIFHKAKEKNVILEINSQPDRLDLPDTYIKMAKEIGCKFAINSDAHNCNMLEYIKYGINQARRGWLEKEDVVNSWKLEDVIKFLKIH, via the coding sequence ATGATTACAAATAAAGAAATAGCCTCTATTCTTTCAAAAACAGCTGATTTACTTGAAATAAAAGGCGAGAATCCTTTTAAAGTTAGAGCTTATAGAAATGCTGCAAGGATAGTAGAAAATTCAAGTAAAGATTTTAATAAATTAGTAAAGGAAGGGTTTGATTTAACAAGACTTCCTGGAATTGGTAAGGATTTAAGTTCATTTATTAAAGAAATCGTTGAAACTGGCAAATTTCATAAATTAGAAGAGCTTCAAAAAGAAATTCCACCCGGTCTTGTGGATATGTTAAGCATAGAAGGCCTTGGTCCAAAAAGAATTAGACAAATTTATGATGCTTTTAAAGTAACTTCGCTTGATGAACTAAAAAAATATGCTGAAAATGGAGAGCTTGATAAATTACCTGGATTTGGACCAAAGTTAATTGAGAAAATATTAAAAGGTGTAAAACAGATAAAAAAAGCTGGAATTAGGTTTTTATGGGCTGATGTTGAGGAAATAGCAGAAGATATTCGAAAGTATTTATTTAAATTTAAAGGTGTTGAGATTGTTGAAATTGCAGGTAGTTATAGAAGAAAAAAAGAAACAGTTGGAGATTTGGATATCTTAGTTGTTGCAGAAGATTATCCAAAAGTTAGTGAGTATTTTATTAAATATAAAAAAGTAAAAGAAGTGCATTCAGCAGGTCTTACTCGTTCAACTGTTTTTTTAGATAATGATTTACAAGTTGATTTAAGGGCTGTTAGTAAAGAAAGTTATGGAGCGGCACTCCACTATTTTACGGGAAGTAAAGCACATAATATAGAGATTAGAAAACTTGCTATTGAGAAAGGTTTAAAAGTTAATGAATATGGAGTTTATAGAGGAGATAAAAGAATAGCTGGTAAGAGCGAAGAAGAAGTTTATGAAGCTGTTGGGCTATGTTTTATTGAACCAGAACTTAGAGAAAATAGAGGAGAAATTGAGGCTTGTTTGAATAATTATTTGCCAAAATTAATAAGAAAAGAAGATATTTTAGGTGATTTTCATATGCATACAAGTTATAGTGATGGTGCTAATTATATTGAAGAGATGGTAAAAAAAGCAATTAATTTAAATTATAAATATATCGCAATTACAGACCATTCAAAAAGATTAAAAGTAGCAAATGGAATGAGTGAAGAAGAGTTATTATCCCAGCTTAAAGAAATTGATGAGATTCAAAAGAAATATAAAGAGATAAAAATTTTAAAAGGTATAGAAGTTGATATTTTAGAAGATGGGAGTTTAGATTTTAGTGATGAAATATTAGAAAAGCTTGATATTATAGTTGGTGCCATTCATTATAAATTTGAAGGCGACCAAACAAAAAGAATATTAAAAGCTCTTGAAAAAATTGATATTTTAGCTCATCCTACAAATAGGATTATTAATAAAAGAAGTGAAATAAATGCCAATTTTGAAGAAATTTTTCATAAAGCAAAAGAGAAAAATGTAATTTTAGAGATTAATTCTCAGCCTGATAGACTTGATTTGCCAGATACATATATTAAAATGGCAAAAGAAATTGGCTGTAAATTTGCAATAAATTCTGATGCACATAATTGTAATATGTTGGAATATATAAAATATGGAATAAATCAAGCAAGAAGAGGTTGGTTGGAAAAAGAGGATGTTGTTAATAGCTGGAAATTAGAAGATGTTATAAAGTTTTTAAAAATTCATTAA
- a CDS encoding 6-hydroxymethylpterin diphosphokinase MptE-like protein, producing the protein MQKLFEKNIRFFYENLPHYYNLITSIKTRNFKIQNNNIFLHNKPIYKNDIYTDSKIIASNPINNPLWKKHFFIKPKKWNEKEFYITGEIINSFLSSNDKYYFDNDFLPTTMIFGLLSGKHLDLIREKYNLQSIFIYEPNPEFFAISLYFVDYAKLYQKYNDRLFLWIGGEIDYFAIEKFFYERIITSSFLNIYYKAYNHPLLDDAINKFKTIQASKLRGWGTFEDEIKGVKNHLNNLNKYPLLESFEKTNAPFCIVANGKSLEKNIEFIKNNKESMIIISVGTAIKPLMKAKIESDFHFEQERIDILIEALKDILPNYNGYFIGASVVNNEVFKMAKNPLMYIREAFSLEKDYTPLIGSSPIVGNAGFAFASFFAKEIYLCGMDLGFRLGDKKHSKNSFYDERDDIAQNGIKIEGNFSNDIYTDSLLLSSKQKIEKMIEMFNLKVYNLSDGAFIKGSIPLNDKTLPKINKEKIIKKILKNFKKTTYTPPKLNLTPLLNALKKAFDLSTKNQIELTGKIDFIEDLLKEYSKIDPNNFNLIKGSIFHIAINYYAEYFKGNDKKEEIIKRLDKFNEFLKTL; encoded by the coding sequence ATGCAAAAACTTTTTGAAAAAAATATAAGATTCTTTTATGAAAATTTACCTCATTATTACAATTTAATAACTTCAATTAAAACAAGAAATTTTAAAATTCAAAATAATAATATTTTTTTACATAATAAACCAATTTATAAAAATGACATTTATACTGACTCAAAAATTATAGCTTCAAATCCTATAAATAACCCTTTATGGAAAAAACACTTTTTTATAAAACCTAAAAAATGGAATGAAAAAGAATTTTATATTACCGGGGAAATAATTAATTCATTTTTAAGTAGTAATGACAAATACTATTTTGACAATGATTTTTTACCAACAACAATGATTTTTGGACTTCTAAGTGGCAAACATTTAGATTTAATTAGAGAAAAATATAATCTTCAATCAATTTTTATTTACGAACCAAACCCGGAATTTTTTGCCATTAGCTTATATTTTGTTGATTATGCAAAACTATATCAAAAATATAATGATAGGCTTTTTTTATGGATAGGAGGAGAAATAGATTATTTTGCAATAGAAAAATTCTTTTATGAAAGAATAATAACTTCAAGTTTTTTAAATATCTATTATAAAGCATATAATCATCCTCTCTTAGATGATGCAATAAATAAATTTAAAACAATACAAGCCTCAAAACTCAGAGGCTGGGGAACTTTTGAAGATGAAATAAAAGGAGTAAAAAATCATCTAAATAACCTAAACAAATATCCTCTTTTAGAAAGTTTTGAAAAAACTAATGCCCCTTTTTGCATAGTAGCTAATGGAAAAAGTTTAGAAAAAAACATAGAATTTATTAAAAATAATAAAGAATCAATGATAATAATAAGTGTAGGTACAGCTATAAAACCTTTAATGAAAGCTAAAATTGAAAGTGATTTTCATTTTGAACAAGAAAGAATAGATATTTTAATTGAAGCTCTAAAAGATATCTTACCAAATTATAATGGATATTTTATAGGTGCAAGTGTTGTAAACAATGAAGTGTTTAAAATGGCTAAAAATCCTTTAATGTATATAAGAGAAGCTTTTAGTTTAGAAAAAGATTATACTCCACTTATTGGCTCATCTCCTATTGTAGGAAATGCCGGATTTGCATTTGCATCTTTTTTTGCAAAAGAGATTTATTTATGTGGAATGGATTTGGGGTTTAGACTTGGTGATAAAAAACATTCAAAAAATAGTTTTTATGATGAAAGAGATGATATAGCACAAAATGGAATAAAAATAGAAGGTAATTTTAGTAATGATATTTATACAGATTCACTTCTACTCTCTTCTAAACAAAAGATTGAAAAAATGATAGAAATGTTTAATTTAAAAGTCTATAACCTAAGTGATGGTGCTTTTATAAAAGGAAGTATTCCTTTAAATGATAAAACGCTCCCAAAAATAAATAAAGAAAAAATTATAAAAAAGATTTTAAAAAATTTTAAAAAAACTACTTATACTCCTCCTAAGTTAAACCTAACTCCTCTACTAAATGCTTTAAAAAAAGCCTTCGACTTATCTACTAAAAATCAAATAGAACTTACTGGTAAAATAGATTTTATTGAAGATTTATTAAAAGAATATTCAAAAATAGACCCTAATAATTTCAATTTAATAAAAGGCTCAATTTTTCATATAGCAATAAATTATTATGCAGAGTACTTTAAAGGAAATGATAAAAAAGAAGAAATTATAAAAAGACTTGATAAATTTAATGAATTTTTAAAAACTTTATAA